Proteins from one Triticum aestivum cultivar Chinese Spring chromosome 7A, IWGSC CS RefSeq v2.1, whole genome shotgun sequence genomic window:
- the LOC123149922 gene encoding wall-associated receptor kinase 5, with amino-acid sequence MTTHYYYLLAVRLLLIAAAGRQKLSKAEPVTLPGCPDRCGDVSIPYPFGTKDGCFLPGFQIICNDTFHPPRAFFPYDPPNCNEDSLEASIDCLVSQLNSRKPLIMTKDSIYSLNDIEDYTMPGNMSFSPVELTGVSVADAKLQVHAPFCYDCKLNETHYSYRGEIRISFPSLSPFFMTEESTVLMAIGKHTSASQLMGPPCEAVVTFDDAVNGKCLGRGCCQVPIPPQDTSNQVTINRRSSLGITNYKDDCVYGMFVDKSWYKFTSLDLHGDVFMRKNKARGVPVVVDFVIANHSCPRPGQPAPKGYACAGDNTMCVQVPLDLMADGYAATGYTCRCSQGYQGNPYIPNGCRDIDECKNPDLYPCHGKCHNTEGGYKCACPAGTKGNAKLDHCTEMFPLPAKLGVAAIGGLFVIALVAFILLLRRQKRKMRQLYMKNGGPALEKANNIKIYTREELKPILKCANFIGKGCFGEVYKGYLDNQLVAVKKPVTDSVAHNEQFANEVIIQSQVIHKNIVRLIGCCLEVDIPMLVYEFLSKGSLDDTLHSNNKVPLDLDVRLNIAAESAEGLAYMHSKTGKRILHGDVKPANILLDDDYVPKISDFGISRMIARDKEHTTSVIGDRTYMDPVYLQTGLLTEKSDVYSFGVLLLELVSRRKATYSDHNSLVRNFVEAHKKDEMPIELFDKELVEPGDLELLGSLARVAVECLNLDVDERPAMTDVAERLLMLKRSRK; translated from the exons ATGACGACCCACTACTACTATCTGTTGGCAGTGAGACTGCTGCTCATAGCTGCGGCCGGCCGGCAAAAGCTTAGCAAGGCGGAGCCGGTGACACTGCCGGGGTGTCCCGACAGGTGCGGGGACGTGAGCATCCCTTACCCCTTTGGCACCAAGGATGGCTGCTTCCTGCCAGGCTTCCAAATTATCTGCAACGACACCTTCCATCCGCCCCGCGCCTTCTTTCCTTATGACCCTCCTAATTGCAACGAGGACTCCTTGGAGGCCTCGATCGACTGCCTAGTTTCGCAGCTCAACTCCAGAAAGCCGCTGATCATGACCAAGGATAGCATCTACAGCTTGAACGACATAGAGGACTATACTATGCCTGGAAACATGTCCTTCTCGCCGGTCGAGCTCACCGGCGTGTCCGTCGCGGATGCGAAACTGCAGGTGCACGCTCCGTTCTGCTACGACTGCAAATTGAACGAGACGCATTACTCGTATAGGGGGGAGATTAGAATATCCTTCCCGTCCTTGTCACCCTTCTTCATGACGGAGGAAAGCACCGTGTTGATGGCCATCGGGAAGCACACGAGCGCAAGTCAGTTAATGGGGCCCCCTTGCGAAGCAGTCGTTACCTTCGACGACGCTGTCAACGGGAAATGCTTGGGGCGGGGTTGCTGCCAGGTCCCCATTCCGCCGCAAGACACCAGCAACCAAG TGACCATCAACAGACGTTCGTCACTAGGCATTACAAACTACAAAGATGACTGCGTCTATGGCATGTTTGTGGACAAGTCCTGGTACAAATTCACATCGCTGGACCTCCACGGTGATGTTTTCATGCGGAAGAACAAGGCCAGAGGGGTGCCCGTTGTTGTAGACTTTGTCATCGCCAACCATTCGTGTCCACGGCCTGGCCAACCGGCCCCCAAGGGATACGCGTGCGCCGGTGACAACACCATGTGCGTCCAAGTACCCTTGGACCTGATGGCCGATGGCTACGCGGCCACGGGGTACACGTGCAGGTGCTCGCAAGGGTACCAAGGCAACCCATACATTCCAAATGGCTGCCGAG ACATTGATGAGTGTAAGAATCCAGATTTGTATCCTTGCCACGGGAAATGCCACAACACGGAAGGAGGATACAAATGTGCTTGCCCTGCCGGAACAAAGGGCAACGCCAAACTTGACCATTGCACGGAAATGTTTCCCCTGCCAGCGAAGCTGGGCGTAG CTGCAATAGGAGGCCTTTTTGTCATAGCACTTGTCGCGTTCATTCTCCTTCTTCGTAGACAAAAGAGGAAGATGAGACAACTTTATATGAAAAATGGAGGACCTGCACTAGAAAAGGCAAACAATATAAAGATTTACACAAGGGAGGAGCTCAAGCCAATTTTGAAGTGTGCCAATTTTATAGGAAAAGGCTGCTTTGGTGAAGTTTACAAGGGTTATCTTGATAACCAACTAGTTGCAGTAAAGAAGCCTGTTACCGACAGTGTGGCACATAACGAGCAATTTGCAAACGAAGTCATTATTCAGTCTCAAGTCATCCACAAGAACATTGTCAGGCTCATAGGTTGTTGCCTAGAAGTTGACATCCCAATGCTAGTCTATGAGTTCCTCTCCAAAGGTAGCCTTGATGACACTCTTCACAGCAACAACAAGGTGCCTCTTGATCTTGATGTGCGTTTAAATATTGCCGCAGAATCAGCGGAAGGTCTAGCCTACATGCATTCAAAAACCGGCAAAAGAATTCTGCATGGTGATGTGAAACCAGCAAATATACTCTTGGATGATGATTATGTACCAAAAATATCTGACTTTGGTATATCAAGGATGATTGCAAGGGATAAAGAACACACCACATCTGTCATTGGTGATAGGACTTACATGGATCCAGTGTATCTACAAACTGGATTACTGACGGAAAAGAGTGATGTCTACAGTTTTGGAGTACTACTCTTGGAACTTGTTAGCAGGAGGAAGGCCACTTATTCCGACCATAACAGCTTAGTGAGGAATTTTGTTGAGGCTCACAAAAAAGATGAGATGCCAATCGAGCTGTTTGACAAGGAACTTGTAGAACCAGGAGATTTGGAGCTTCTTGGTAGCCTTGCAAGGGTTGCCGTGGAATGCCTTAATCTTGATGTGGATGAAAGACCAGCAATGACAGATGTTGCAGAGCGCCTTCTCATGTTGAAGAGATCACGTAAGTAG